The following coding sequences are from one Musa acuminata AAA Group cultivar baxijiao chromosome BXJ1-6, Cavendish_Baxijiao_AAA, whole genome shotgun sequence window:
- the LOC135676079 gene encoding probable protein phosphatase 2C 9 isoform X1, with translation MDKLCCFSGSCSQLAGHSSNDAGKGKSSLSGVKITYGFSLVKGRANHPMEDYHVAKFIQIRGQELGLFAIFDGHLGDDVPAYLQKHLFTNILKEEDFWNDPGGAIFKAYGKTDKAILSQSPDLGQGGSTAVTAILMNGTRLWIANIGDSRAVLAKGREVIQLTVDHEPSTERGSIENRGGFVSNMPGDVPRVNGQLAVSRAFGDKSLKSHLSSDPDICFEDVTADCDLLILASDGLWKVMSNEEAVDIARKAKDPQAAARLLTAEAVNKASKDDISCIVVQLRAQRCDGYGRP, from the exons CTTGCAGGTCATTCTTCAAATGATGCTGGTAAAGGAAAGAGTTCTCTGAGTGGTGTAAAAATTACTTATGGTTTTAGTCTTGTAAAGGGGAGGGCTAATCATCCAATGGAAGATTATCATGTTGCAAAGTTCATCCAGATAAGGGGGCAGGAGCTTGGTCTCTTTGCTATATTTGATGGTCATTTGGGTGATGATGTACCTGCCTATTTACAGAAGCATCTGTTTACTAACATTCTTAAAGAG GAAGATTTTTGGAATGATCCAGGAGGAGCAATTTTCAAAGCCTATGGAAAGACTGACAAGGCAATTTTGTCACAAAGTCCCGATCTAGGACAAGGTGGATCAACAGCTGTTACTGCAATTCTCATGAATGGAACGAGATTGTGGATTGCTAACATTGGTGATTCACGAGCTGTTCTTGCAAAAGGTAGAGAGGTTATACAATTGACTGTTGATCATGAACCCAGCACTGAACGTGGAAGTATCGAGAATAGAGGTGGATTTGTCTCGAACATGCCAG GAGATGTACCCAGAGTTAATGGTCAATTGGCTGTTTCCCGTGCTTTTGGAGACAAGAGCCTCAAATCCCATTTGAGCTCAGATCCCGATATATGCTTTGAGGACGTGACTGCTGATTGTGATCTACTCATCCTTGCAAGTGATGGCCTGTGGAAG GTCATGAGCAATGAAGAGGCAGTCGATATTGCTAGAAAGGCTAAGGATCCACAAGCAGCAGCTAGGCTTTTGACAGCTGAAGCAGTGAATAAAGCTAGCAAAGATGACATCTCTTGCATTGTTGTCCAACTAAGGGCACAGAGGTGTGATGGTTATGGACGACCTTGA
- the LOC135676079 gene encoding probable protein phosphatase 2C 9 isoform X2 produces MLLQWFLLSGHSSNDAGKGKSSLSGVKITYGFSLVKGRANHPMEDYHVAKFIQIRGQELGLFAIFDGHLGDDVPAYLQKHLFTNILKEEDFWNDPGGAIFKAYGKTDKAILSQSPDLGQGGSTAVTAILMNGTRLWIANIGDSRAVLAKGREVIQLTVDHEPSTERGSIENRGGFVSNMPGDVPRVNGQLAVSRAFGDKSLKSHLSSDPDICFEDVTADCDLLILASDGLWKVMSNEEAVDIARKAKDPQAAARLLTAEAVNKASKDDISCIVVQLRAQRCDGYGRP; encoded by the exons GTCATTCTTCAAATGATGCTGGTAAAGGAAAGAGTTCTCTGAGTGGTGTAAAAATTACTTATGGTTTTAGTCTTGTAAAGGGGAGGGCTAATCATCCAATGGAAGATTATCATGTTGCAAAGTTCATCCAGATAAGGGGGCAGGAGCTTGGTCTCTTTGCTATATTTGATGGTCATTTGGGTGATGATGTACCTGCCTATTTACAGAAGCATCTGTTTACTAACATTCTTAAAGAG GAAGATTTTTGGAATGATCCAGGAGGAGCAATTTTCAAAGCCTATGGAAAGACTGACAAGGCAATTTTGTCACAAAGTCCCGATCTAGGACAAGGTGGATCAACAGCTGTTACTGCAATTCTCATGAATGGAACGAGATTGTGGATTGCTAACATTGGTGATTCACGAGCTGTTCTTGCAAAAGGTAGAGAGGTTATACAATTGACTGTTGATCATGAACCCAGCACTGAACGTGGAAGTATCGAGAATAGAGGTGGATTTGTCTCGAACATGCCAG GAGATGTACCCAGAGTTAATGGTCAATTGGCTGTTTCCCGTGCTTTTGGAGACAAGAGCCTCAAATCCCATTTGAGCTCAGATCCCGATATATGCTTTGAGGACGTGACTGCTGATTGTGATCTACTCATCCTTGCAAGTGATGGCCTGTGGAAG GTCATGAGCAATGAAGAGGCAGTCGATATTGCTAGAAAGGCTAAGGATCCACAAGCAGCAGCTAGGCTTTTGACAGCTGAAGCAGTGAATAAAGCTAGCAAAGATGACATCTCTTGCATTGTTGTCCAACTAAGGGCACAGAGGTGTGATGGTTATGGACGACCTTGA